ACGTGGACACGGGCGGCGCCCTCTTCGGCAAGACGCCGACGCTCAAGCAGCCGCTCGAGGCCACCGTCTCGGCCGTCCTCACCGAGGACGGACTCAACGTGCTCTTGAACTCGCCCTCGGTGACGAAGCACCTCAAGGGCATCCAGGCCCAATTCAGCGTCATCCCCGGGATGAGCGTCACCCGTACCGTGGACATCGTGCCGGGTCGGCTGCGCCTGAGCCAGGGCCGGCTCTCGGTAGACGGCAACGTGGACATGGGCGGCGGCACCCGCGTGCCCTTCGCCTTGAGCGCTGCCCCTCGCCTGGTCGGCGAGAACCAGCTCGCCTTCAGCGATATCCAGGCGAGCCTCTTCGGGAGCCCCATCCCCCCCACCATGCTGGGGGATGCGGTCAACCGTCCCATCGACCTTTCGCGCTTCGAGGCCCCCGGCACCACCTATCGCTTCACGGGGCTCGGGGTGGTCCCCGGCAGGCTCTGGGTCGACGCCCGGATCGGCGTCAGCACCCTCGGAGGCAAGTAACATGACGGACGCGATTGCCCTCGAAGGGCTAACCAAGCGCTTCGGCGAAACGACGGGAGTCTTCGGGCTCGACCTGCGCGTGGCGCCGGGGCAGATCTTCGGCTTCCTCGGCCCCAACGGGGCCGGCAAGACCACCACCATCCGGCTCTTGCTCTCCTACCTCAAGCCCGATGCCGGCACGGCCCGGGTCTTTGGCCTGGACGCCCAGCGCGACGCCGTCGCCCTGCGACAGCGGATCGGGTACTTGCCCGCCGAGTTCAACCTCTACGAGCACATGACGGGGCAGGCCCTGCTCACCTACCTCGCCCGCTATCGCCCGGCGGGCTCCCTTGACCGGGCGCACGCACTGGCTCAGCGCCTGAACATCAAGCTCGACGGCAGGATCCGGCACTACTCCAAGGGAATGAAGCAGAAAGTGGCCCTCATCCAGGCCATGATGCACGACCCGGACCTGCTGATCCTGGACGAACCCTCGGACGGCTTCGATCCCCTCATCCAGCAAGAGTTCCACCACCTGCTCACCGAGGCGCGCGCGCGGGGCAAGACCGTCTTCCTCTCGTCGCACATCCTCTCGGAGGTCGAGCAGCTCTGCGACCAGGTGGCCATCATCCGGGGCGGCAAGCTGCTCGCGGTCGAGGGGATCGAGCACCTCCAGGCGCGCAAGATTCGCCTGCTCAACCTCAAGTTCGACGCTCCCCTCAACGCCCGCGACCTCAGCCTGCCGAACGCCACCTTCCGCTCCCAGCAGGGTCAGCAGGCGAGCTTCGCCTATGCCGGCGAGGCCAAGGAGCTTCTCACCGCCCTCTCGGCGCTGCCCGTCGCCGACTTCACCCTGGAGCCCGCCCGCCTCGAGGAAATCTTCCTCGGCTACTACGAGAGTCCGCGCCCGTGAACCTCGATCTGATCCGGCACGAAGCCGCAAGCGCCTGGCGCTTCCTCACCCTGCTCTGCCTCGGCCTCTTGCTCTTCGGCGTGCTGATGAGCGCCCTCTTCCCGTCCATGCAGGCGTCCATGGCCGAGATGCTGCGCATGGTGCCGAGCTTCCTGCAGCCGCTGGTCCGCTCGCGGGCGGGCATCGACACCTTCGAGGGGTTCGCCGGCATGGCCTTCTCCCACCCGGTGCTCCTGGCGCTGTTCGCCGCCTGGGCCATCGCGCGCGGCTCGCAGGCGATCGCCGGCGAGATCGAGGCCGGCACGCTCGGCTGGATGCTGAGCTATCCCCTCGACCGCGTGGCCTTCGTCCTCTCCAAGGCCCTCGTGCTGCTCGTCGGCGCAGCCCTGCTCGCCGTCTCGCTCATCGCGGGACTCCTGGGAACCGCCGAGGCCCTCGACATCGCCCACGCGGGGCTTCGCCCCTACCTGCTCGCAGGCGTCGAGACCTTCATGCTCTACGGGGCCATCGGCGCGCTCACCCTCTGCATCTCGGCCATGGTCTCCGAGAAGGGGAAGGCCGTCCTGGCCGGCACCGGGCTTCTGCTCGGCAGCTTCTTGCTGAACTACGTCGCCGAGCTGTGGGCGCCCGCCAAGGCGGTGCGCTTCCTGTCGCTCTTCGCCTACTACGACCCCAAGGGCGTGCTCGGCGGAGCACCGCTCGCCCTCTCGCACCTGTTGGTGCTGGGCGGGGTCATGGTCGTGGCGATCGCCGGGGCCGCCCTCGCCTTCCGGCGGCGGGACCTCTCGATCTAAAAAACGTTAGGAAAGGCGATCCTCGAACTGGGCGATGAGGTCGAGCACGTCGCGGCGCTTGAAGGGCTTGATGAGATAGCCGTCAGCGCCCGAGACCATGCCCTCTTCTTGGTCGGCGCCGCTCGCGCGCGCCGACTGGCAGATGACGATCCCGGTGAAGGAAGGCGCGTCCTTGATGCGTCGGATCGCCTCGAGCCCGTCGAAGTCGCCCGGCATCAGCACGTCCATGAAGACCATGTCAGGGTTGAGCCGCAGGGCCGCCTCGACCCCCGAGGGCCCGTCCGAGGCGATCGTCACCTGGTGGCCCTCGCGCGAAAGCAGCAGGCTCAGGATCTCGGCGTTGGTCGGTTCATCGTCAACCACGAGAATTTTCATCGGACGCATGACCTCGATTCTACCACAGCATGACCTGTCAAACCCGCACTCAGCCTTGAGTCAACTCCCCTGATCGAAGGCCTTCGCGGCGCGCTGAATCGCTCCGATGACGCGCGGTCCCGGCCGCGAGACGTCATCGGCCGGCAGGGCGACCAACCGGGGTCGCTTGAGGCGGGCCTTCAGGCGCTCGGCAGCCGGTCGCAAGTTGTCCGAGAAGGCGATCACATCCGGGGCGCTCGCGATCAGCGCCTCTTCCGAGAAGGTCGCGTAGCCGGGGGCCGTCACGACGTTGCGTCCGCCCGCACGCTTCACCAGATCGTCCAGGAAGGTCTTGGGCCCGGCCGACATGAGCGGGCGATCCCAGACCATGAAGAAGACCTTGGGGTGCGAGCGGCTGGGGGCGATGGCCGCGAGCTGGCGGCGGTAGTTCACGGCGAAGCGCTTGCCCTCCGGGCCGATGATCGCCCCGAGGCCCTCGGCGTTGGCGGCCACCGATTCGAGGTCATCGCTCGGCAGGATGGCGAGGGGCACCTTGAGCATGCGGGCCAACTGGGCATAGACCGGCGCCTTGCTCGGAATCCCCAGCACCAGATCGGGCTTGAGGGCGAGCACCCGCTCCACGCTCAGGCTCTCGGCGGCCCCCACCTTGGACTTGCTTCGCGCCTGGGCCGGATAGTCGCAGGCGTCGGTCACGCCGACCACCCGGTCCCCCCAGCCGATGGCGTAGAGCAGCTCGGTGTTGGACGGCGCCAGCGACACGATCCGCTGATAGCGGCCCGCCGGCACCGGCTGCCCCCCGAAATCGAGGAGCGCGGCATGGGCGGGCGCTGCGATCGCGAGCAACGCAAGCAGACAGAGCAGGAACGGCACGCGGCCTCCCTTCAAACGCAAGCAGGACCAGGGACCGAGCAGCATCATACCCGCCTGCGCGCGCGTACATAAACGCGCAATGAATGTTTGATAGAAATTTAACCTACTCTGAACCAGATCCGCATCCTTGCTCGCGATAACACCTCTTGAACGGAGGATCTGGGATGAAGCGCCTTCACTGGTTGTTGTTGCTGACGATGCTCGCCGCGGGCTGCGGTCGCGCCCCCATGGGCGTCGATCTGGGCCTCGATCGTCCCGTCACCCCCACTCCCACCCCCACCGCGACTCCCACTCCGCGCCTGGCGAGCCTGCCCAGCGATCCGTTCACCAAGAAGGTGGACGGCAAGAAGATCATCCCCGGCGACCCGGTGAACATGGTCATGGTCGGCAGCGAAGCGGCCGTCCACGGCGCCATCCTCAAGGCCGGCTGGATCACCGCCGAGCCCATCACCTTCCAGACCTCCCTGCGGATGGCCAACGCCTACGCCTTCAACCTGCCCTACCCCAACTCGCCCATGAGCCCGCTCTTCATGTTCGATCGCGAGCAGGACGTGGGGTACCAGAAGAACAGCGCCGACGTGCGCAAGCGCGATCACTTCCGCATCTGGAAGACCCCGGTGCGCGACCCCAACGGGCGCGAGACCTGGGCGATCGCCGCCACCAAGGACGTCAAGGTCCGCGTCATCAACGGCCCGACTCACGTCATCGACCCCAAGATCGACGAGGAGCGCGCCTACGTCGCCCAGACCCTCTTCGAAACGCAGTTGGTGACCGACCGCTACGAGATCCCCGGGATCGGCCGCCCCTACCAGGGCAAGAACGGCGAAGGAGATCCTTACGAGACCGACGGCATGGCCCACGTGCTGGTCGTGGCCGAGAGCGCGGCTTTCGCCGCGCGCTAACCCCACGGATCGGCGAGGCACGCCGCACCCCTCAAGCACCTGACGCGCAAACCATTCGATTACAGGGGGGAGGACCCGCTTGCATCGCAACGGGCCCGGCTCCCCTGTTTTGCTATACTGGGAAGCGTCCTTCACGATAACCCAACGGCCAACAATCCCCCTACTCCTTGAAGCATCAGGCCAGTCGTCCGATCGGTCTTCGCCCGTTCAAGAACGAGAGGAGGTTTCAATGCGCCCGAAAATCGGCGATCGCGTCCTCATCGCTCCGAGGCCCCATGCCGCCGACCAAGGTAGCTCCGAGGGCATCGTCGCTCAGATCCTCACCAAGTCCTCGACCCACCCGCGCGGCATCAAGGTCCGCCTCACCAGCGGCGAGATCGGCTGCGTCCGCGCCGTCTTCGTGAGCGGCCGCTAGCGCCTGCGGCTGTTTCGGTCCAAGACAAGCCCCCCTTCGCGCCCCGGCCCGGCTCCTTAATAGGAGCCGGGCCGGGGCGTCGTTGATGAGCGGACGTTAGGAAACGGGCACCTTGGCGGCCACCCGGACCTTGGCGCGGCCGTACAGCTCGGAGAGCTCGCGCATGGTCTTCGAGAGGGCCGTGTCCAGGTCCTGCGAGCGCACGCGCCAGGCCCAGTTGTCCACGGCCTGGCCGGGGACGTTCATCCGGGCCTCGGCCCCCAGCCCCAGCCAGTCCTGCACGGGGATGATCGCAAGGTCCGCCACCGAGGCGAAGGCCATGCGGATCAGGGCCTTCGAGACGCTCTCGGCCTCGGAGCCGATGTAGGCCCGCAGGTGCTCGCGCTCCTTCTCCTCGACCTGGGCGAAGAAGCCC
Above is a window of bacterium DNA encoding:
- a CDS encoding ABC transporter substrate-binding protein; its protein translation is MPFLLCLLALLAIAAPAHAALLDFGGQPVPAGRYQRIVSLAPSNTELLYAIGWGDRVVGVTDACDYPAQARSKSKVGAAESLSVERVLALKPDLVLGIPSKAPVYAQLARMLKVPLAILPSDDLESVAANAEGLGAIIGPEGKRFAVNYRRQLAAIAPSRSHPKVFFMVWDRPLMSAGPKTFLDDLVKRAGGRNVVTAPGYATFSEEALIASAPDVIAFSDNLRPAAERLKARLKRPRLVALPADDVSRPGPRVIGAIQRAAKAFDQGS
- a CDS encoding ABC transporter ATP-binding protein, giving the protein MTDAIALEGLTKRFGETTGVFGLDLRVAPGQIFGFLGPNGAGKTTTIRLLLSYLKPDAGTARVFGLDAQRDAVALRQRIGYLPAEFNLYEHMTGQALLTYLARYRPAGSLDRAHALAQRLNIKLDGRIRHYSKGMKQKVALIQAMMHDPDLLILDEPSDGFDPLIQQEFHHLLTEARARGKTVFLSSHILSEVEQLCDQVAIIRGGKLLAVEGIEHLQARKIRLLNLKFDAPLNARDLSLPNATFRSQQGQQASFAYAGEAKELLTALSALPVADFTLEPARLEEIFLGYYESPRP
- a CDS encoding DUF2993 domain-containing protein gives rise to the protein MPLVYLLTGAILALYSLGSMFPGVAGNMLADQIRKQYGPFSKLDVSVVTDPPIRALGGQVDSLRIKAEGFAVEGVPISTASIETDPFHVDTGGALFGKTPTLKQPLEATVSAVLTEDGLNVLLNSPSVTKHLKGIQAQFSVIPGMSVTRTVDIVPGRLRLSQGRLSVDGNVDMGGGTRVPFALSAAPRLVGENQLAFSDIQASLFGSPIPPTMLGDAVNRPIDLSRFEAPGTTYRFTGLGVVPGRLWVDARIGVSTLGGK
- a CDS encoding ABC transporter permease subunit codes for the protein MNLDLIRHEAASAWRFLTLLCLGLLLFGVLMSALFPSMQASMAEMLRMVPSFLQPLVRSRAGIDTFEGFAGMAFSHPVLLALFAAWAIARGSQAIAGEIEAGTLGWMLSYPLDRVAFVLSKALVLLVGAALLAVSLIAGLLGTAEALDIAHAGLRPYLLAGVETFMLYGAIGALTLCISAMVSEKGKAVLAGTGLLLGSFLLNYVAELWAPAKAVRFLSLFAYYDPKGVLGGAPLALSHLLVLGGVMVVAIAGAALAFRRRDLSI
- a CDS encoding DUF2196 domain-containing protein; the protein is MRPKIGDRVLIAPRPHAADQGSSEGIVAQILTKSSTHPRGIKVRLTSGEIGCVRAVFVSGR
- a CDS encoding LssY C-terminal domain-containing protein; the protein is MKRLHWLLLLTMLAAGCGRAPMGVDLGLDRPVTPTPTPTATPTPRLASLPSDPFTKKVDGKKIIPGDPVNMVMVGSEAAVHGAILKAGWITAEPITFQTSLRMANAYAFNLPYPNSPMSPLFMFDREQDVGYQKNSADVRKRDHFRIWKTPVRDPNGRETWAIAATKDVKVRVINGPTHVIDPKIDEERAYVAQTLFETQLVTDRYEIPGIGRPYQGKNGEGDPYETDGMAHVLVVAESAAFAAR
- a CDS encoding response regulator, whose translation is MVDDEPTNAEILSLLLSREGHQVTIASDGPSGVEAALRLNPDMVFMDVLMPGDFDGLEAIRRIKDAPSFTGIVICQSARASGADQEEGMVSGADGYLIKPFKRRDVLDLIAQFEDRLS